In the genome of Chitinivibrionales bacterium, the window GACATCGCTAAGAGAACAAAAATAATGCGTCTTCATGGCATCAATAGAGACATATGGGATCGTTATACAAATAATATGGCAGATTGGGAATATGATGTAGTTGCTCCTGGATTCAAATATAATATGGCAGACATCAATGCTGCAATAGGCCTTGCGCAATTAGAAAAAGCAGAATATTTTAGGAAAAAGCGACAAGATTGCGCTGAGCATTACTTCACTTGTTTGTCAAATATTTCGGGTATTGATCTTCCGGTAATACATTGTGACTTTAATGATCATTCTTGGCATCTGTTTCATATTATTCTTAATGAGAATTCTTCAATTACAAGGAATGACTTTGTTGTTCAGATGGCGCAAAATGGTATAGGAACCTCTGTGCATTATAAACCCTTATATAGAATGAGCTATTATAAGAGCACCTATAATTTAGATCCTTATGATTATCCAAATTCCGAAAGGTTTTGGCGAGGGTGTGTATCTTTGCCTATTTATCCATCTTTAACAAAAAAAGAGCTTGAATATGTGTGCAAAACAATTCATGCTATTTTGAATAATAAATAATCTACTATTAATGTATTATCTACTCAAAAGAAGCTTCGACATAGCATTTTCCCTAATTGGGCTAATAATTCTTAGTCCAATAATATTCCTTACCATTATTTTCATTAAGCTTTCATCGCCAGGGCCAATTCTTTTTCGGCAGAAAAGAGTCGGAAAAAATAAGAAAATATTCATAATATTTAAATTTCGTACTATGAAGAATGAAGATAGAAAAGGAGGGTTTGTAACATTAAAAAATGACAAACGTATTACTCCAGTAGGAAGTGTCCTAAGGAAATATAAGATCGATGAGATACCTCAGCTAATTAATGTTCTTCTTGGAGATATGTCTTTTGTAGGACCTCGGCCAGAAATACCTGAGCTTGTTTCAACATATAAATCAGAGTATCACAAGCTTTTTTCAGTTAAACCTGGCATAACAAGTCCTGCGGCGATATTTTACCGTGATGAAGAAGAGATTGTTGGCAGCAAAGAAGAATTATTTGAATATCATAAAACGGTTCTTATTCCAAAAAAAGCTTCATTTGACCTTGCCTATATTGCTAAGCAATCTTTCCTCTATGATATTAAGCTTGTCTTATTGACTATACTTTCAGTTGTCACAAATATAAGCGGATATGTTCGCGATTCCGGGAGAAAGCAACGGCGTTTAATAATAATTGTAATTTCATTATTTCTGTGTGTACTTTCCTATTATATTGCATATCTCATCCGTTTCGATTTAATGCTCAACAATAGCTGGAATTGGCTTGGCAAATTCCTTCGTACTGCCCCTCTTATTATCATGATGAAAATTTCCCTTATGGCTTTTTATGGATTGTTTGAAGGCTACTGGAGATATGTAGGTATTAAGGACTTATTTAACATAACAAAAGTCATAGTAGGAGCAGCAGTGGGAATGCTTTTAATAGAGCATTTCTTTCTCGATCCAGAATTTCCTACAGGGGTTATTCCTATTGACGCTTTCCTGTCATTTATTCTTCTTTCAGGCCAACGTCTGTCAATGAGATTACTTCGAGAGATATATTCACCAATACGACCTCATTGTCAAGAAAATGCATTACTGATTGGAGCGGGGGATAGAGGAGAAGCCGTTCTAAGAGAAATCAAGCGGAATACAGATCTCGCTCTTAACATAATTGGATTTATAGGATCAGCAAATGAAAAGGGAATTAAGATCCACCAAACCCCAGTACTTGGTGAAATAGAAGATATATTTGAAATAATCGAGAACAATAATGTTAATACAATCATTATCGCTAAAGAAGATTTAGCTCAACGCGAAACGGGCATCTTAATTCAAGCAAAAGGACGTTTCCACTGCAAAATAATGAATGTACCTAATGTTTCAGATTACATCACCGGCAAAGTGGTGTCCTCTCGATATGGAGAAGTTAAAATTGAAGATTTGTTAGGTAGGAAGTCGGTTAAACTAAATGCAGAACTTATAGAACATATATATAAAGATAAACGAGTTTTAGTTACTGGTGCTGGTGGATCAATCGGCTCTGAACTAGTTAGGCATTTAGTTAGATTTGCTCCTTCGGAATTGCTGCTTCTTGATAAAGATGAAACACTTCTGTTTGAGATTCAAAATGAGTTGAAGGAGAAGGA includes:
- a CDS encoding NAD-dependent epimerase/dehydratase family protein, with the translated sequence MYYLLKRSFDIAFSLIGLIILSPIIFLTIIFIKLSSPGPILFRQKRVGKNKKIFIIFKFRTMKNEDRKGGFVTLKNDKRITPVGSVLRKYKIDEIPQLINVLLGDMSFVGPRPEIPELVSTYKSEYHKLFSVKPGITSPAAIFYRDEEEIVGSKEELFEYHKTVLIPKKASFDLAYIAKQSFLYDIKLVLLTILSVVTNISGYVRDSGRKQRRLIIIVISLFLCVLSYYIAYLIRFDLMLNNSWNWLGKFLRTAPLIIMMKISLMAFYGLFEGYWRYVGIKDLFNITKVIVGAAVGMLLIEHFFLDPEFPTGVIPIDAFLSFILLSGQRLSMRLLREIYSPIRPHCQENALLIGAGDRGEAVLREIKRNTDLALNIIGFIGSANEKGIKIHQTPVLGEIEDIFEIIENNNVNTIIIAKEDLAQRETGILIQAKGRFHCKIMNVPNVSDYITGKVVSSRYGEVKIEDLLGRKSVKLNAELIEHIYKDKRVLVTGAGGSIGSELVRHLVRFAPSELLLLDKDETLLFEIQNELKEKDAAVNCRALIGDINNSDRMRTFFSKFKPEIVIHAAAYKHVPLLEIHCHDALVNNVFGTHCILSIAHEYNVERFVMISTDKAVRPTNVMGASKLLAERIMFESIAPNSNMRCMAVRFGNVLSSRGSVIPLFKKQIERGGPVLITHPEVQRYFMSIPEAAQLVLQAGAMGEGGDLFILKMGNPVKIKDLAYKLIEFSGLRPQIDIPIKYIGLRPGEKLKEELLTEIEGTMSTEHKKIFVIEKKSQFNAEIMQKLENVKEQIYSFSNSQVRGLLKEIVPEYMPNKRTDPV